A window of the Paralichthys olivaceus isolate ysfri-2021 chromosome 5, ASM2471397v2, whole genome shotgun sequence genome harbors these coding sequences:
- the LOC109639950 gene encoding coatomer subunit zeta-1-like isoform X1 encodes MRLHFFGRLIIAQQLDEGYRTGILCVVMSNHQPPLLEHHVASEEAVSFIVKGQRARGGGGGGGRVSGARSAVRSVPCCSPVGCCGSGSAGSRDLGVTVRASTSTQRAAAAAMESSSLEPSLYTVKAVFILDNDGNRLLSKYYDPELYPSMKEQKNFERNIFNKTHKADNEIAFLEGMTIVYKGSIDLFFYVVGSAQENELMLMSVLNCLFESLSHILRKNVERRCLLDNMEGVFLIVDEIIDGGVILESDPQQVLQKVNYRADENPLSEQSVAQHITEKLALTSNVLQSAKEQIKWSILK; translated from the exons ATGAGGCTACATTTCTTTGGCAGGCTGATCATTGCTCAGCAGCTCGATGAAGGCTACAGGACTGGCATACTGTGTGTTGTGATGTCGAATCACCAGCCGCCACTGCTCGAACACCATGTCGCCTCTGAAGAAGCAGtgagttttattgtgaaaggcCAAAGAgctagaggaggaggaggaggaggaggaagagtgtcGGGAGCGCGCTCGGCTGTACGCTCCGTCCCGTGCTGCTCTCCGGTTGGCTGCTGTGGCAGCGGGAGCGCGGGCAGCAGAGATCTCGGAGTGACAGTCAGAGCTTCCACGTCAACACAGcgagcagcggcggcggcgatGGAGTCCTCGTCTCTG GAACCTTCCCTCTACACAGTGAAAGCTGTTTTCATTCTTGACAATGATGGCAACAGACTTCTGTCAAAG TATTATGACCCTGAGCTGTACCCCTCCATGAAGGAGCAGAAGAACTTTGAGAGGAACATTTTCAACAAGACACACAAAGCAGACA ATGAGATAGCATTCCTGGAGGGGATGACCATTGTCTATAAAGGCAGTATAGACCTCTTCTTCTATGTGGTGGGAAGTGCTCAGGAGAATGAG CTGATGCTGATGTCAGTGCTGAACTGCCTGTTTGAGTCCCTCAGTCACATCCTCAG gaaaaATGTGGAGCGGAGATGCTTACTGGATAACATGGAGGGAGTGTTCCTAATTGTGGATGAAATTATCGATGGAGG GGTGATTCTGGAGAGTGACCCCCAGCAGGTCCTACAGAAGGTCAACTACAGG gCGGATGAGAACCCATTATCTGAACAAAGCGTTgctcag CACATAACAGAGAAACTGGCCCTGACCTCTAAC GTACTGCAGTCAGCCAAGGAGCAGATCAAATGGTCCATACTGAAATGA
- the praf2 gene encoding PRA1 family protein 2: MEDVRPPPLRRLDDFLLSSARFALPDVRDLDRWNNRIINNLLYYQSNYFLSALGLLLLVGYFQPFQLCVGAVVVSLLFLGFVLAAENQAPIRRFRRNHPLICVLAVLVASYLFILVLGGVAVFLFGIAFPILMVLVHASMRLRSLKNKLENKLESIGLKRTPMGLLLEALGQEQEAGS; the protein is encoded by the exons ATGGAGGACGTGCGGCCGCCGCCCCTGCGGCGCCTGGATGATTTCCTCCTGAGCTCGGCGAGGTTCGCGCTGCCCGACGTTCGCGACCTTGACCGCTGGAACAACCGCATCATCAACAACCTGCTCTACTACCAGAGCAACTACTTCCTGTCCGCGCtgggcctgctgctgctcgtgGG GTATTTCCAACCCTTCCAGTTGTGTGTTGGGGCAGTGGTGGTCTCCTTGTTGTTCCTTGGCTTTGTCTTGGCGGCTGAGAACCAAGCTCCCATTCGCCGTTTCCGTAGAAACCACCCGCTGATCTGTGTGTTGGCTGTCCTGGTGGCCAGTTACCTCTTCATATTGGTGCTGGGAGGCGTGGCTGTCTTCCTGTTTGGCATAGCCTTCCCTATACTGA TGGTTCTGGTCCATGCGTCGATGAGACTGCGGAGCCTCAAGAACAAGCTGGAGAATAAACTGGAAAGCATCGGTTTGAAGAGGACACCCATGGGACTCCTGTTAGAGGCcctgggacaggaacaggaagctGGATCctag
- the LOC109639950 gene encoding coatomer subunit zeta-1-like isoform X2: MRLHFFGRLIIAQQLDEGYRTGILCVVMSNHQPPLLEHHVASEEAVSFIVKGQRARGGGGGGGRVSGARSAVRSVPCCSPVGCCGSGSAGSRDLGVTVRASTSTQRAAAAAMESSSLEPSLYTVKAVFILDNDGNRLLSKYYDPELYPSMKEQKNFERNIFNKTHKADNEIAFLEGMTIVYKGSIDLFFYVVGSAQENELMLMSVLNCLFESLSHILRKNVERRCLLDNMEGVFLIVDEIIDGGVILESDPQQVLQKVNYRADENPLSEQSVAQVLQSAKEQIKWSILK; the protein is encoded by the exons ATGAGGCTACATTTCTTTGGCAGGCTGATCATTGCTCAGCAGCTCGATGAAGGCTACAGGACTGGCATACTGTGTGTTGTGATGTCGAATCACCAGCCGCCACTGCTCGAACACCATGTCGCCTCTGAAGAAGCAGtgagttttattgtgaaaggcCAAAGAgctagaggaggaggaggaggaggaggaagagtgtcGGGAGCGCGCTCGGCTGTACGCTCCGTCCCGTGCTGCTCTCCGGTTGGCTGCTGTGGCAGCGGGAGCGCGGGCAGCAGAGATCTCGGAGTGACAGTCAGAGCTTCCACGTCAACACAGcgagcagcggcggcggcgatGGAGTCCTCGTCTCTG GAACCTTCCCTCTACACAGTGAAAGCTGTTTTCATTCTTGACAATGATGGCAACAGACTTCTGTCAAAG TATTATGACCCTGAGCTGTACCCCTCCATGAAGGAGCAGAAGAACTTTGAGAGGAACATTTTCAACAAGACACACAAAGCAGACA ATGAGATAGCATTCCTGGAGGGGATGACCATTGTCTATAAAGGCAGTATAGACCTCTTCTTCTATGTGGTGGGAAGTGCTCAGGAGAATGAG CTGATGCTGATGTCAGTGCTGAACTGCCTGTTTGAGTCCCTCAGTCACATCCTCAG gaaaaATGTGGAGCGGAGATGCTTACTGGATAACATGGAGGGAGTGTTCCTAATTGTGGATGAAATTATCGATGGAGG GGTGATTCTGGAGAGTGACCCCCAGCAGGTCCTACAGAAGGTCAACTACAGG gCGGATGAGAACCCATTATCTGAACAAAGCGTTgctcag GTACTGCAGTCAGCCAAGGAGCAGATCAAATGGTCCATACTGAAATGA